DNA sequence from the Sinorhizobium alkalisoli genome:
GACGATCTCACCGTCCTCCGCCTGCCTGGCGAGGTTGAAGCGATCGACGATCGCCTTGTAGAAGCGCTTGGGTTCGGCCCGCAGGGAGACCTTGCTCTTTTCGGCGTTGAGGCGGGTACGCTCGCGCATGCGGATGCGTTCGCGCTCGCTCTCCACCTTGCGCATGCGTTCGGCAAGCGTATCGCGGAAGATATAGGGCCAGGAGATGGCAACGACGGCGGAGAAGGCGGCGAAGCCGGCCATTGTTGCGGAAAGCTGCTCCGGATCGGGGATGTGGGCGCCGAGATTCATGCCGGTTCCTCAAAAGTCGAAATTGATCATCTTGCGCATCACGAGAATGCCGATGCCCATCCACAGCGCGCAGCCGACAAGCACGATCTTTCCAGCAAGGGTCGTGAACAGCAGCGCCATGTAATCCGGGCTGGTCAGATACACCGCGCCGGCGACGAAGAACGGCAGCGCGCCGATAATGCCGGCGGAGGATTTGGCCTCCGCACTCATGGCCTTGATCTTGGCCTTCATCTTCTTGCGCTCGCGCAGCACCTTGGACAGATTTCCAAGCGCCTCCGAGAGGCTGCCGCCGGTGCGGCTTTGGATGGCAATGACGATGGCGAAGAAATTGGCCTCGGGGAGCGGGATGCGTTCGCTCATGCGCTGGACCGCTTCATCGACTGGAATGCCCAGCGTCTGGTCCTGCGCAATCGTCACGAATTCGCCCTTGACAGGCTCCTCGGCCTCGGCCGCGATCACCCGCAGGCAATCGGTCATCGGCAGACCTGCCTTCAAGCCCCGGACAATCACATCGACGGCGTTCGGGAACTCGTTGGCGAACCGCTTCAGCCGTGCCTTGCGCTTGCCGTTCACATAGAGATGCGGCAGGAAAAGGCCGCCCGCGAGTGCAAAGCCCGCAGTGGTCAAGGCGCCATATCCCGCGAGCAGCATCACTACATATGTCGCGAGGCCCGCGCCGCCCGAGACGAGCCAATAGGTTCTGGTCGACCAGTCGAGTCCGGCCTGGCGAAGCCTGACGGCGATTGTCGGCTTGCTGTTCTTGCGCGCGTTCGCCTTCTGCTTCTCTTCGATTTCGCGCAGCGTCTTTTCCACCGAGCGGCGACGGTCGCGGGCATCCTCATCGACAGCTTCCATCCGCCGTGCCTCTGCCCCGCCCGCCACGCGATCAAACCTCTGCCGGTAAGCGCCGGCCTTGGCGGCGCGCGGATAGAGCGCGGCCAGCATCAGGCCGCCAACGGAGGTCGACGCCAGCAAGAACACGACAATGGGAAACAGCGAAGAGCTCAGCATGTGACTTCAATCCATGATCTCTTGGGGCAAGCCGCCATTCTTCCGTTCTATGCCCAAGCAACGTGTGCGTCAGGCGGCCGCCTTTACCTCGGCGGCATCCAGCGCCCGGGCGAGCCGGGCTTCCTCGCCGTAATAGCGGGCGCGGTCCCAGAAGCCCGGGCGGCCGATACCGGTGGAGCGATGCTGCCCGATGATGTTGCCTTTCGCGTCCTCGCCGAGAATGTCGTAGACGAAGAGATCCTGCGTGGTGACCACATCGCCCTCCATGCCGAGCACTTCGGTGATGTGGGTGATGCGGCGCGAACCGTCGCGCAGCCGCGCCGCCTGGACGATCACGTCCACCGAGGAGACGAGCATTTCGCGGATCGCCTTCGCCGGCAGCGAATTTCCACCCATAGTGATCATCGCTTCGACACGCGATATCGCCTCGCGCGGCGAGTTGGCGTGGAGTGTGCCCATCGAGCCGTCATGGCCGGTATTCATCGCCTGAAGCAGGTCGAAGGCTTCCGGTCCGCGTACCTCGCCGACGATGATCCGCTCCGGGCGCATACGCAGGCAGTTCTTGACGAGACTGCGCATGGTGATCTCGCCCAGCCCTTCGATGTTCGGTGGCCGCGTTTCAAGCCGCACGACATGCGGCTGTTGGAGCTGAAGCTCGGCCGCATCCTCGCAGGTGATGATGCGCTCGCCATTGTCAATATAGCCCGTCAGGCAGTTGAGCAGCGTCGTCTTGCCGGAGCCGGTGCCGCCGGAAATGAGTACGTTGCAGCGCACGCGGCCGATGATCTTGAGGATCTCGGCGCCCTCCGGCGAGATCGAGCCGAACCGCACCAGCTGGTCGAGATTCAGCTTTTCCTTCTTGAACTTACGGATCGTCAGGCTGGGGCCATCGATCGCCAATGGCGGTGCTATGACGTTAACGCGCGAGCCGTCGGCGAGCCGCGCATCGCAGATCGGGCTTGCCTCGTCGACGCGGCGGCCGACCTGGCTGACGATGCGCTGGCAGATGTTCAAGAGCTGCTCGTTGTCGCGGAAGCGGATGCCGGTTTCCTGCACGCGCCCGCCGACCTCGATGAAGACCTGGCTGGCTCCGTTGACCATGATGTCGGCAATGTCGTCGCGCGCCAGAAGCGGCTCGAGCGGGCCATAACCCAGAATGTCGTTGCAGATGTCCTCGAGCAGCGCGTCCTGCTCGGACTTGGAAAGCCCGGCCTTCTTGGCCGCGACGATGTCGTCGACGATGACGCCGATTTCCCGACGCGCCTCTTCGCCGTCCATGTTCGACAGCGCGGCCACGTCGATTGTGGCGATCAGCGCGCTGAAGATTTCCTTCTTCAGGCCGTAATATTGTTGGGATTTTTCGGTCTTGGCAACAGCAGCAGGAGCGGCAGACTTTCGAATCTCGCTCACCGTAGGAACGGGGTGTGGTTCGCGCACGGCCTCAGGCTCAACCGCCGTTTCGATGACCTCCCGATCCAGTATGGACTTCTTGCCGAACATCGTCGTCGCTCTGTCTGTCGTTGAGGGTATTCGTCATCGATGGATGCGACAGCGGAAGGCAATGGAGCCTTCCGCTTCGCGGCCGACGGCTCGATTAGGTGATGTTGAGCGAAGTCGCTATCTTGTCGAACACGGCGGTTACGTCGGTGCCGACACTGGTCACCGCGGTGATGATGGCGACGGCGATCAGGCCGGCGATCAGGCCGTATTCGATAGCGGTGGCACCGGATTCGTTGCGGACGAAACGGACGAGAAGATTTTTCATGGGGTCGATCCTTCAAGTGGGTTGAGGTTGCGCCGACGTGAAGTGCGGCATCACAGGGCCGGGCCGGGTTCTGCCCTCGCTTCCCGCTTGCTGTGTGGCTTCCATATAGACTTTGTTAACCCTTTTGATCCATTCAGCCTGATGGCCGATACCGCTTCCGGATGAAATCGGCCTGTCGGTCTAGTCCGATCGACCAGCACGCGATTAATGCTATTCTACGTTGATCAGCCGGACGGATGATCCGTCCGTGTACTGGAATTGGAGTGGTCCGATGCGCATGGGCGTCAACTGGTCTGTTCTCGCCATGGCGGCGTTTGCCGCGATCGGTGCGGCTCACGCGGCGGAAGACCCACCCGCGGCCGCCGGCGCGCAAGGCGCCGTTCGACAGACGGAGGGCGTGGTCAAGGTCATCGTCGATTTTGCGAGGCCGCTGATGCTTGCCCGGCCGGCCAGCACCGTCATCATCGGCAATCCCGCCATCGCGCAAGCGACGCTCAGCGACGACAAGACCGTTGTCCTGACCGGCAAGACCCCGGGATCCACCAATCTGATCGTGATGGACGCCGATGGCGGCGAGGTCGCCAACCTCGTCGTCGACGTCGTCGCCGCCGGCGGCCGCCTGGTCACCGTGGACCAGGGCGATGGACGGGCGACCTATAGCTGCTCCGATCGCTGTGATCGGGTGCGACCTGGCGAGGCAAATCCGGCCCCATCTGCTCCGCCACCGCAAGTCATAGAGGGCGCCGGCTCGGCAGGCGCCGGCGAGCCATGACCGCCCCGCAATACGGGAGAGCGGTTATCCGATCGGGATCCGCCGCGACAGTCCAAGGCTGATGGGACTCTGCGCCAACCCGGGAAGCAGGAGCGTGAACGGATAGCGGATCGACAGCACGCGGAATGCGATGCCGTCCACGGTTTCCTTGCCGACGGCAATTTGCAGCAACTGCGGATCCCCGCTGTCGAAATGATCGCGCACCGCGCTTTCCAGCTTCGCCTGCGCTTCGCTGTCGGGCGCGTCTTTGGCCACCTGTCCGATGAGGACCCTGCGCGCTGCGATGTCGGCTGCGTAGGAGAGATCGTTCCGTACATAAAGCGCGCGGCCGAACTCGATGATCCCGAGCACCAGCAGAAGCAAGGGAAAACACACCAGCGCGAATTCGACCGCCGTCGCGCCCGACTGGCTCGCCCAGGCGCGACGAAGGACACGCGAACGTCGCGTCATCGCACCTGCACCTGCATCGCCGAACCGAGCTGAAAGGCTGGAAGCACCTCCGGCACGGACATCGGCCGATAGGCTTTCGTAGCCTCCAGTCGATAGAAGACGAGCTGAGCGGCCGCATTGGCGCAGGGCGCTGTCCCGCAGCCCGGCGCCACGTCAGGCGTGACATCGGCGTTTTCCGGGCAGGCGCAGTAGCGCTTCACCGGCGCCAGCATGACCGCGGTGGGCGTTGCGCTTTCGGCAAGGGTCGACCGCAGCACCTTGTCGACCTGTGCTGCGCCGGGATCTGCCATGGCGGCCTGCGCGCCGGCGCGCAGCACATGGTCGATCGTCATCCGCTCGAAGAGCGCAAGTCCGAGATCGGCCGCGGCCACGAGGCCAAGTGCTAAGACCGGAGCAATCAACGCAAATTCCACGGCGGAAACGCCCGCCTCGGCTGTTTTCAGCTCGCCCACCTTCCTGAGGAGGGTGGAACGGGGCTTCGGCGCACCGCGCGCGAAAACACGCTGTACCAAGGCCTTGAGGCCTGTTTTCTGGGTTCGTCGCTCGCCTCTGCCACCGACCTGACCGGCAAGCGCCGTCACGGCGCGGCCCGCCTTCGAGTCCGGTGCCTGCTCGATGACCGGCCGACCGTCATTTGCCGCCTTGCCGAAAAGCTGCGGATCGAAGGGAATGCATATGCTCTCATCGAGCTCTACTGCCGCGACGAAATCATTCGGCTTGATCTCGGCAAGCTTCGGGATCTCGATCTTGTTGAGCACGAGCCGCGGCGGCGGATCATTCGGCCGCGCCTTCCTCAGAAAGTCGATCAGGTTCTTCGCGTTGCGCATGCTGGCGAGATCCGGCGTCGCGGTGACCACGATCTCGTCGGCCTCCAGGAGGATCTTCCGTGTCCATGGCGCCCAGCTATGCGGCAGGTCGACCACGATGTGCCAGGAACTTGAGCGAGCGACCTCCAGAAGACGATCGACATCCTCTTCCTTCGGCGTGAAGGGCTGGCTGAAGTCGGCGCTCGCCGGAAGGAGATACAGGCGATCCGCATAAGGCACTGCCAGACGCCGCAATAGCACGTCGTCGAGGCGCTTGGTACCATCGAGCACGTCGGCCATGCCTTGCGGCCCCTCCACGTCGAAGTTCAGGCCGAGCGTGCCGGATTGGAGGTCGAGATCGGCCACAAGTACGTCGGCATCGACGCGCTTCGACATAGCGAGCGCCACGTTATGCGCGACCGTGGAGGAGCCTGTTCCCCCCTTTGCCCCGACGAAGGCGACGATGCGCCCGAGCTTCTCTCCGCCCGGGTCGCGGAAGCAGCGATGCACCGAAGCGACGAACTCCATCGGCGCCAGAGGCAGGACGAGATAGTCGCTGACGCCGGCGTCCATGAGCTTCTTATAGAGGCCGACATCGTTGGAGCGACCGATGACGATGACCTTGGTGCCGGTAATGCACTCCATGGCTAAAGCATCGAGCGCGGCCATCAGCCGGGCTTCGTCGTCATGGCTCTCGACGACCACGAGGTTCGGCGAGGTGACGCCGCCATAAAGGGCGGCCGCGTCCTCTATGCCTCCTTTCTTGATCGCTACGGTGGCACGGGCCATGCGGCGGTCGCTCGCTGCTGCGCGGATCGCCTCAGTCACCTCTTCCGACCGGCAGAAGACGGCGATCTCCACCTTGGGAACAGGCGTGACCGAGGGCCCGACCGCCGCTTGCGACATATCGTAGGTTTGGTTTCCGAGCTGTTTCATCTGTCCGAGATTTCCCTGAAATCGATCAACCGCATATTTCCTTGAGCCAAAGCCAGGCACAAAACGTGCTGCAAATTCAATAGGCTACGGCGACATTCTGCGCATCTGAGGAGGCGCGCGGCGCGGCCGCGCGGGATGGGACCTCAATTATCGACGTTTGCCCGCCGCTGACGAAGCGCACCACGCCCCTCCGGTTTCCGTCCGTTTCGATGAGCGGCGGCTCGTGATTGTCGGTAACCGCACGGAGCGCCAGCGAAACCGTGCCGGAGGCTTCCGCAGCCGCGATGGTCGCAATCTGTTGCGGGTCCACTTCGAGCGTCGCGGTCTTTCCAACGACGGAGGTGCCGTCGGCCCCTTCCGAGACGGTCTGGTCGACCGCGAGCACGCGGATGTTGGAAAGGATGGCCCGGCTGATGATCTTGCTGTCCCCGCCGGATGGGTCCTGGCGGGCGACCGTGTGGATGACGTCCACATGGTCGTTGGGCAGGATGAAGCCGCCGGCGGTGCTTTCCGCCGTTACGCGGACGGCGATCGCCCGCTTTCCTGATGGCAGCATGCTGGAGAGAAAACCGGCGCCGTGATCAGCGAGCTTGTCGTCACGGATCGGCTCCCCCGTGACGAAGCCGCTCTGGGTAAACTTGCCCTTGAACGCTTCGATCGCATCCGGGCGTGAACTGCGGCTGATGAACACCGGCGGGATCTCGCCCTCCCATGTCTGCCACCGCAGGCTGGTCTCCTCTACGACCGCGCCGCGTGCCAGCTCGGCAGCGGCGACGAGCACCTCCTCGCGTGGCGCCTGCGGGATCTCGACGGCGGCGGCCGGCGGCTGGTCCGCTACGCCGAGCGCGAGCCACGAGGCAGCACCGCCGGAAAGGAGCGCGATCAGGAGAATGGCAACACGGATCATCAGCTTACCTCGTTCATGTGTCGTTTCGTGCGCAGTGTCAGAGCAGGGCCGAGAACCAATGGCTCTGCGGCAGCAAGAGCAAGGCCGCTGGCGCTATGGCCGCCCCATAGGGAATGCCGGTTTCGCGCGCGTGCAGTCGGCTCGACCAGGCGCGTTTCTTCAGGGCGATCGGCAGGGGCACCCGGCGGAACTGAATGAGCGCAACCGTCAGGGCGGCGCCGATCACCGAAACGTGGAGGAGAAAGGGCAACGCAAGGTCCGCGCCAAGCCAGAGCACGGCCATGGGCAAAAGCTTCGCGTCACCTCCGCCGATCCAGCCGAAGGCGAAGAAGGTGAAGGTGCAGACGAGCACGCCGGAGGCGACGAGGACACTTGAGGAAATGGTGGTGAGGTCGACCCCGGCGGCCGGTGCAAGGACCGCGTAGGCGACTGCCAGCACACCCACCAGTCGGTTCGATATCGTCATTGTCGCCACGTCCCGGACACCGGCATAGGTCACCAGTCCGGCAAAGAGGAAGAAGGCGAGCCAAGCTGCGGACGTGGAGATCATCTTTTATCCTTTCGCGAGGGCCCGAGGGCCGGTTTGAAGGCCTGCGAAATGTGCCGATTCAACAGCGAAATCACCATTCGGCCTGATGGCCTAGACCGAAGCTTGAGTTCGGGCCGCAACGAAGCCCCGAAGCGAACTAGACCGACCGACCGAATCGCAAGAGCTGGCGCACCGGGATATATCGTCCCTCCAACGACACTCGGGATTTCCGCGAATGAACGACACTCTAGAAGACAAGAAACAATCTGCCTGTCTTCCGCGTCGGTGGCGCAGGGACGAGCGCGGCACGGTGGCGGTGATCGCCGCAATCAGCTTTCCGGTTCTCGTCGGCGCCATGGGACTTGGTGCGGAAACCGGATATTGGTATCTGAAACACCGCAAGCTCCAGCACGCTGCCGACGTGTCGGCGCATGCGGCTGCGGTGCGCCTGCGTGCCGGAGATGGAAAACCGGCGCTCGAGGCCACGGCCAAACTCATCGCCTCCCAGAGCGGTTACTCGCCGACGGCCGGTACCCTGGCGATAGGCCCATCTTCGTCACCGAAGGCAAGTGCGGGAACACAAGACAGGCTCGAAGTCGTGCTGACGGAAACGCGGCCGCGGCTGTTTTCCTCGATTTTCTCCAAGGAACCCATCACGATGAAGGCCCGTGCGGTTGCCCAGGTCGAGGGTGGTTCGGTTGCCTGTGTGCTTGCGCTGTCGCAGACGAAATCGGGCGCCGTGACTGTCTCCGGGTCGACTTCGGTCGACGTGACGGGCTGCGATGTGGCTTCGAATTCGGACGCGGCCAATTCATTCCTCATGTCCGGCTCCGGCTCCATGAAGGCCGACTGCGTC
Encoded proteins:
- a CDS encoding type II secretion system F family protein; amino-acid sequence: MLSSSLFPIVVFLLASTSVGGLMLAALYPRAAKAGAYRQRFDRVAGGAEARRMEAVDEDARDRRRSVEKTLREIEEKQKANARKNSKPTIAVRLRQAGLDWSTRTYWLVSGGAGLATYVVMLLAGYGALTTAGFALAGGLFLPHLYVNGKRKARLKRFANEFPNAVDVIVRGLKAGLPMTDCLRVIAAEAEEPVKGEFVTIAQDQTLGIPVDEAVQRMSERIPLPEANFFAIVIAIQSRTGGSLSEALGNLSKVLRERKKMKAKIKAMSAEAKSSAGIIGALPFFVAGAVYLTSPDYMALLFTTLAGKIVLVGCALWMGIGILVMRKMINFDF
- a CDS encoding CpaF family protein; its protein translation is MFGKKSILDREVIETAVEPEAVREPHPVPTVSEIRKSAAPAAVAKTEKSQQYYGLKKEIFSALIATIDVAALSNMDGEEARREIGVIVDDIVAAKKAGLSKSEQDALLEDICNDILGYGPLEPLLARDDIADIMVNGASQVFIEVGGRVQETGIRFRDNEQLLNICQRIVSQVGRRVDEASPICDARLADGSRVNVIAPPLAIDGPSLTIRKFKKEKLNLDQLVRFGSISPEGAEILKIIGRVRCNVLISGGTGSGKTTLLNCLTGYIDNGERIITCEDAAELQLQQPHVVRLETRPPNIEGLGEITMRSLVKNCLRMRPERIIVGEVRGPEAFDLLQAMNTGHDGSMGTLHANSPREAISRVEAMITMGGNSLPAKAIREMLVSSVDVIVQAARLRDGSRRITHITEVLGMEGDVVTTQDLFVYDILGEDAKGNIIGQHRSTGIGRPGFWDRARYYGEEARLARALDAAEVKAAA
- a CDS encoding Flp family type IVb pilin, which gives rise to MKNLLVRFVRNESGATAIEYGLIAGLIAVAIITAVTSVGTDVTAVFDKIATSLNIT
- a CDS encoding pilus assembly protein N-terminal domain-containing protein, whose protein sequence is MRMGVNWSVLAMAAFAAIGAAHAAEDPPAAAGAQGAVRQTEGVVKVIVDFARPLMLARPASTVIIGNPAIAQATLSDDKTVVLTGKTPGSTNLIVMDADGGEVANLVVDVVAAGGRLVTVDQGDGRATYSCSDRCDRVRPGEANPAPSAPPPQVIEGAGSAGAGEP
- a CDS encoding TadE/TadG family type IV pilus assembly protein; this encodes MTRRSRVLRRAWASQSGATAVEFALVCFPLLLLVLGIIEFGRALYVRNDLSYAADIAARRVLIGQVAKDAPDSEAQAKLESAVRDHFDSGDPQLLQIAVGKETVDGIAFRVLSIRYPFTLLLPGLAQSPISLGLSRRIPIG
- a CDS encoding AAA family ATPase, with product MKQLGNQTYDMSQAAVGPSVTPVPKVEIAVFCRSEEVTEAIRAAASDRRMARATVAIKKGGIEDAAALYGGVTSPNLVVVESHDDEARLMAALDALAMECITGTKVIVIGRSNDVGLYKKLMDAGVSDYLVLPLAPMEFVASVHRCFRDPGGEKLGRIVAFVGAKGGTGSSTVAHNVALAMSKRVDADVLVADLDLQSGTLGLNFDVEGPQGMADVLDGTKRLDDVLLRRLAVPYADRLYLLPASADFSQPFTPKEEDVDRLLEVARSSSWHIVVDLPHSWAPWTRKILLEADEIVVTATPDLASMRNAKNLIDFLRKARPNDPPPRLVLNKIEIPKLAEIKPNDFVAAVELDESICIPFDPQLFGKAANDGRPVIEQAPDSKAGRAVTALAGQVGGRGERRTQKTGLKALVQRVFARGAPKPRSTLLRKVGELKTAEAGVSAVEFALIAPVLALGLVAAADLGLALFERMTIDHVLRAGAQAAMADPGAAQVDKVLRSTLAESATPTAVMLAPVKRYCACPENADVTPDVAPGCGTAPCANAAAQLVFYRLEATKAYRPMSVPEVLPAFQLGSAMQVQVR
- the cpaB gene encoding Flp pilus assembly protein CpaB; amino-acid sequence: MIRVAILLIALLSGGAASWLALGVADQPPAAAVEIPQAPREEVLVAAAELARGAVVEETSLRWQTWEGEIPPVFISRSSRPDAIEAFKGKFTQSGFVTGEPIRDDKLADHGAGFLSSMLPSGKRAIAVRVTAESTAGGFILPNDHVDVIHTVARQDPSGGDSKIISRAILSNIRVLAVDQTVSEGADGTSVVGKTATLEVDPQQIATIAAAEASGTVSLALRAVTDNHEPPLIETDGNRRGVVRFVSGGQTSIIEVPSRAAAPRASSDAQNVAVAY
- a CDS encoding A24 family peptidase, producing MISTSAAWLAFFLFAGLVTYAGVRDVATMTISNRLVGVLAVAYAVLAPAAGVDLTTISSSVLVASGVLVCTFTFFAFGWIGGGDAKLLPMAVLWLGADLALPFLLHVSVIGAALTVALIQFRRVPLPIALKKRAWSSRLHARETGIPYGAAIAPAALLLLPQSHWFSALL